A genome region from Myripristis murdjan chromosome 16, fMyrMur1.1, whole genome shotgun sequence includes the following:
- the rrp15 gene encoding RRP15-like protein: MMAAVAETHVESPPEVSGDDDEPQYDDSNDEGDSDGGSDGEGSDDQGSDGGEDDRDSNERTDGEEAEDEDEGEDGNANAGWAEAMAKILGKKTPESKSTILLKNKELDKIKEKEKQEQLEKKKQIDKKRTWEMMCRQKPDVVKDREAERNLQRIATRGVVQLFNAVRKHQKTINDKVKAVGGSERKKAKILSSVSKKEFIDVLRRTEGGSTVAIKSEKETAAAAEEKPAWSVLRDDFMMGASMKDWDKESDGEDGEPETQGGVEDSDSD; this comes from the exons ATGATGGCAGCTGTGGCAGAGACACATGTGGAGAGCCCTCCTGAGGTTTCAG GAGACGATGATGAGCCTCAGTATGACGACAGCAACGACGAGGGGGATTCTGACGGAGGCAGTGATGGAGAAGGGTCAGATGACCAAGGGAGTGACGGAGGAGAAGATGACAGGGACTCTAATGAAAGGACTGAcggggaggaggcagaggatgaagatgaaggagaggatggTAACGCCAACGCTGGGTGGGCAGAGGCCATGGCTAAAATTCTTGGAAAGAAAACCCCAGAAAGTAAATCCACCATACTGCTGAAGAACAAAGAGCTGGACAAGatcaaggagaaggagaagcaggagcagctggagaaaaagaaacag ATTGACAAGAAGCGAACATGGGAGATGATGTGCAGACAGAAACCTGACGTGGTAAAGGACCGTGAAGCTGAAAGGAATCTACAGAGGATAGCTACCAG AGGGGTCGTTCAGCTGTTCAACGCCGTGAGAAAACACCAGAAAACCATAAATGACAAGGTGAAGGCAGTCGGCGgctcagagaggaagaaagccAAGATCCTCTCGTCAGTCTCCAAGAAAGAATTCATTGACGTcctgaggaggacagagggtGGCAGCACGGTCGCCATCAAGAGCGAAAAGGAGACT GCGGCTGCGGCAGAGGAGAAGCCGGCCTGGAGCGTTCTCCGAGACGACTTCATGATGGGAGCTTCAATGAAAGACTGGGACAAGGAGAGCgatggagaggatggagaaCCAGAGACGCAAGGTGGTGTTGAGGATAGTGATTCAGACTGA